One genomic window of Psychrobacter cibarius includes the following:
- the nuoK gene encoding NADH-quinone oxidoreductase subunit NuoK, with translation MGMIPMSHGLILAGILFAIGLCGVMVRRNFLFMLMSLEIMMNATALAFVVAGSRWVDPDGQIMFIFILTLAAAEAAIGLAILLRFYHQRGHLDVDSANEMKG, from the coding sequence CTGGGCATGATACCCATGAGCCATGGACTGATTTTGGCAGGTATCTTATTTGCCATTGGTCTGTGCGGCGTCATGGTACGACGTAATTTCCTATTTATGCTAATGAGCCTTGAGATCATGATGAATGCAACAGCATTAGCATTTGTGGTGGCAGGTAGTCGTTGGGTCGATCCAGATGGACAGATTATGTTTATCTTTATTTTGACCTTGGCAGCAGCAGAGGCCGCCATTGGTTTGGCAATATTATTGCGGTTTTATCATCAGCGTGGGCATCTCGATGTCGATAGCGCCAATGAGATGAAAGGATGA
- the nuoJ gene encoding NADH-quinone oxidoreductase subunit J — MMNILNHPELAGFYSLAAVAIFASLRVVTQANPVHAILSMIVSLLAIAGIFFVLGAPFAGALEIVVYAGAIMVLFVFVIMMLNLGMSNDEREERWLDAGTWALPTGLTIIIAVVLYAMIGMGHDEAAMIGGSTISAKAVGTVLFTKYVMLIEVAALLLLAALVAAYHLGKESIADEVTVNVNHSNDSQVSNANVASIKHYDDHGMPIDADAAKMAEPYEYKDVDPHDYVSMNAGTQLGVNKVTRKESD, encoded by the coding sequence ATGATGAATATTTTGAACCATCCTGAACTGGCTGGGTTTTATTCGCTTGCAGCAGTGGCCATATTTGCCAGTCTGCGCGTCGTGACTCAAGCCAATCCAGTGCATGCTATTTTATCGATGATTGTGTCATTACTGGCAATCGCAGGGATATTTTTTGTACTAGGCGCGCCATTTGCTGGTGCGTTAGAGATAGTCGTCTATGCCGGTGCTATTATGGTGCTATTTGTCTTTGTTATTATGATGCTGAACTTGGGTATGAGCAATGATGAGCGTGAAGAGCGCTGGCTTGATGCGGGCACTTGGGCGCTACCGACAGGGTTAACGATTATTATCGCGGTTGTGCTGTATGCGATGATTGGTATGGGTCATGACGAAGCGGCAATGATTGGTGGCTCGACAATATCTGCCAAAGCAGTCGGTACGGTGCTATTTACTAAATATGTGATGTTGATAGAAGTGGCGGCATTGCTACTGTTGGCAGCCTTGGTCGCCGCTTATCATTTGGGTAAAGAGTCTATCGCTGATGAGGTTACTGTTAATGTAAACCACAGTAATGATAGTCAAGTATCTAATGCTAATGTCGCGAGTATCAAACACTACGATGATCACGGCATGCCTATAGATGCTGACGCGGCGAAAATGGCAGAACCTTACGAATATAAAGATGTTGACCCGCATGACTATGTAAGTATGAATGCAGGTACGCAGCTGGGTGTGAATAAAGTCACGCGCAAGGAGTCAGACTAA
- the nuoH gene encoding NADH-quinone oxidoreductase subunit NuoH — protein MSFDAWSILFMVGQSLVIFLVVVMVAAMMIVYERRMLALWQDRYGPNRVGPFGSLQLVADMLKIFFKEDWTPNFTDKFMFTLAPAVAMFTALASFAIIPISPTLGVADWDIGILFFFAMAGIAVYAVMFGGWASANKFSLLGGLRSAAQTISYEVFLGLSLMGVVALTGSFNLRAIVEAQIDGWYIIPQFFGFLTFVVAGVAVTHRHPFDQPEAEQELAEGYHVEYSGMKFGMFFIGEYVNVVLISALMTCLFFGGWLAPFNLDIPFIPPAFWFMIKTLFFMTMFILARGSLMRPRYDQVMNFGWKVCLPVTLINLLVTAAVILIFSPTL, from the coding sequence ATGAGCTTTGATGCTTGGTCCATTTTATTTATGGTCGGGCAATCACTGGTCATCTTCTTGGTCGTGGTTATGGTTGCCGCTATGATGATTGTCTATGAGCGCCGTATGCTAGCTTTATGGCAGGATCGTTACGGTCCAAACCGCGTCGGACCCTTTGGTTCGTTGCAGCTGGTTGCTGATATGCTCAAAATCTTCTTTAAAGAAGATTGGACGCCGAACTTTACCGATAAGTTCATGTTTACCTTGGCACCTGCGGTCGCGATGTTTACCGCATTGGCCTCATTTGCCATTATTCCTATCTCGCCAACGCTTGGTGTTGCTGACTGGGATATCGGTATTCTGTTCTTCTTTGCGATGGCAGGTATTGCCGTCTATGCAGTCATGTTCGGTGGCTGGGCATCAGCGAATAAATTCTCACTACTCGGCGGGCTACGTTCAGCAGCACAAACGATCAGTTATGAAGTCTTCTTGGGCTTATCGCTAATGGGTGTGGTCGCATTGACCGGCTCATTTAACTTGCGTGCTATTGTTGAAGCGCAAATCGACGGCTGGTATATCATTCCGCAGTTTTTTGGCTTTTTGACCTTTGTCGTTGCTGGTGTTGCAGTCACCCATAGACATCCATTTGATCAGCCAGAAGCAGAGCAAGAGCTGGCTGAAGGCTATCATGTTGAATATTCTGGCATGAAGTTCGGTATGTTTTTTATTGGCGAATATGTCAACGTTGTACTGATTTCTGCCTTGATGACTTGCCTATTTTTTGGCGGTTGGTTGGCACCTTTTAATTTAGATATTCCGTTTATTCCACCAGCTTTTTGGTTCATGATTAAAACGCTGTTCTTTATGACCATGTTTATTTTGGCTCGAGGCTCACTCATGCGTCCGCGTTATGATCAAGTGATGAACTTTGGCTGGAAAGTTTGTCTGCCAGTAACGCTGATTAATCTGTTGGTTACTGCTGCGGTCATTTTGATCTTTTCCCCAACGTTATAG
- the nuoI gene encoding NADH-quinone oxidoreductase subunit NuoI has product MFTTIKKTVIGLFTIVRSMWMVNSHALRPRDTILYPEVPVPVPPRFRGRIVLTRDPDGDERCVACNLCAVACPVGCISLQKAEREDGRWYPEFFRINFSRCIFCGLCEEACPTTAIQMTPDFELGEYKRQDLVYEKEHLLISGPGKYPDYNYYRVTGMAVADKPKGAAQNEAAPIDLRSLLP; this is encoded by the coding sequence ATGTTTACTACCATAAAAAAGACCGTCATTGGACTATTTACCATTGTCCGCAGCATGTGGATGGTCAATAGTCATGCGCTCAGACCGCGTGACACCATCCTTTATCCTGAGGTGCCGGTACCTGTGCCGCCGCGTTTTCGTGGACGTATTGTCCTAACGCGTGACCCTGATGGAGACGAGCGCTGTGTGGCTTGTAACTTGTGTGCGGTGGCATGCCCGGTAGGGTGTATCTCCTTACAAAAAGCGGAACGTGAAGACGGTCGTTGGTATCCAGAGTTTTTTCGAATTAACTTTTCGCGCTGTATTTTTTGTGGCTTGTGTGAAGAGGCGTGTCCAACGACAGCCATTCAAATGACGCCTGACTTTGAGTTGGGTGAATATAAGCGCCAAGACTTGGTCTATGAAAAAGAGCATTTGCTCATTTCAGGGCCGGGTAAATATCCTGATTATAACTATTATCGTGTGACGGGTATGGCGGTAGCGGACAAACCAAAAGGCGCAGCACAAAACGAAGCTGCACCGATTGATCTAAGGAGCTTGCTACCATGA
- the nuoG gene encoding NADH-quinone oxidoreductase subunit NuoG: protein MAVIHIDGTTVEVDSADNLLQACLSLGIDVPYFCYHPALGSVGSCRQCAVKQFQNKEDMEAGRGRLVMSCMVAPGDDMYISVTDDEAKAFRKSMVELLMTNHPHDCPTCEEGGHCHLQDMTYMSGHSRRRYRFTKRTHHNQELGPFIAHEMNRCIACYRCVRFYKDYAGGEDLGVYGSNNRVYFGRDKDGQFESEFSGNLTEVCPTGVFTDKTHSERYNRKWDMQYAPSICHGCSAGCNISPGERYGELRRIENRYNGEVNRYFLCDRGRFGYGYVNREDRPTQALERINDKHVKINIDYALDETIKRIKDKKVIGIGSPRASLETNFALKNLVGFDKFSTGLNHQQQALVNKCIEVLSTDGIYNPSMTDIESYDAVLVLGEDITQTSSRVALSVRQAAKNEGLKMAAALQTQPWLAEPVKRIAQDALSPVYVIDVVQTKLEDISKVSVVATPEDITKLGFKVADEIVNFADDFAEIADPQAADQDVSAETDGMQALAKQIAYDLIQADKPLVISGSSLSSTALIEAAAQITQALTQKRSAIKATEQQQVDTYNAQVRDEQAQIEDKELSAKPNKPETGVDTETQDNVERAPAKKLELKEVNNKYQAQAGIYLTVTDANSMGVCMLGGQSVEELLATDFDVVIVAENQLTDAIDASKLTQLLADKTVIALDHQLLDWHKDVDIVLPAASFAEADGTLISAEGRAQRFFQVYDNEYYHPMSSIKEGWRWLHAVHSSIEGRDVDWTQLDDVINALIATHPKLAGIKNAAPDADYRMTGLKIARQPRRYSGRTAMRAPISVHEPMQPKDLDTGLTFSMEGYSGKETPSSMIPFANAAGWNSPQAWNKYQDKVGGHLKNGDPGVRMFDQLARLETRQYVAPDAMSAKTTDMQQGQAKLVPIHNIYASSMMASRSPVVAEQLPVAAWRIGMDDAKDWNIANGDYLAIEIDKQQITLPVQIVGYLAEGCIGYPVGQVSIIHPSMPASVRKVDAPVTMMGSMANDMMNNNDAAQMNTAPTTTQEV from the coding sequence ATGGCAGTCATACATATTGATGGAACCACTGTCGAAGTAGATAGCGCAGATAACTTGCTACAAGCCTGCTTATCACTCGGCATTGATGTGCCGTATTTTTGTTATCATCCAGCCCTTGGCTCAGTAGGCTCGTGCCGCCAGTGCGCGGTCAAGCAATTCCAAAACAAAGAAGATATGGAAGCAGGTCGTGGTCGTCTTGTGATGTCATGTATGGTCGCTCCGGGCGATGACATGTATATCTCTGTTACTGACGATGAAGCCAAAGCATTCCGCAAGTCGATGGTTGAGCTACTGATGACCAACCATCCACATGACTGTCCAACTTGCGAAGAGGGTGGACATTGTCATCTGCAAGACATGACCTATATGTCAGGTCATAGCCGTCGTCGTTATCGCTTTACCAAACGCACCCATCATAACCAAGAGCTTGGCCCATTCATCGCGCATGAGATGAACCGCTGTATCGCTTGCTATCGCTGTGTCCGTTTTTATAAAGACTACGCAGGCGGCGAAGATTTGGGCGTTTATGGCTCAAATAACCGTGTCTATTTTGGTCGTGATAAAGATGGTCAGTTCGAAAGCGAATTCTCAGGCAACTTAACGGAAGTATGCCCAACGGGTGTCTTTACCGATAAAACCCACTCTGAGCGTTATAACCGTAAATGGGACATGCAATATGCGCCAAGCATCTGTCATGGTTGCTCAGCAGGTTGTAACATCTCACCAGGTGAACGTTATGGTGAATTACGCCGTATTGAAAACCGCTATAACGGTGAAGTAAACCGCTATTTCTTATGTGACCGTGGTCGCTTCGGTTATGGCTATGTCAATCGTGAAGATCGTCCAACGCAAGCGCTTGAACGTATCAATGATAAGCATGTCAAAATCAATATTGACTACGCACTCGATGAAACCATCAAACGTATCAAAGATAAAAAAGTTATCGGTATTGGTTCACCGCGCGCCAGTCTAGAGACCAACTTTGCACTAAAAAATCTGGTTGGCTTTGATAAGTTTTCAACGGGTCTCAATCATCAGCAGCAAGCACTGGTCAATAAATGCATCGAAGTATTAAGTACTGATGGCATTTATAACCCAAGCATGACTGATATCGAAAGCTATGATGCGGTGTTGGTATTGGGTGAAGATATCACCCAAACCTCATCGCGTGTCGCGTTGTCAGTACGCCAAGCGGCAAAAAACGAAGGCCTGAAAATGGCAGCGGCATTGCAAACGCAGCCGTGGCTTGCAGAGCCTGTTAAACGTATTGCTCAAGATGCGTTAAGCCCAGTTTATGTCATCGATGTGGTGCAAACTAAGCTAGAAGACATCAGTAAAGTCAGTGTCGTAGCAACGCCTGAAGACATCACTAAACTTGGCTTTAAAGTGGCTGATGAGATTGTCAATTTCGCTGATGATTTCGCAGAAATCGCAGACCCACAAGCGGCTGATCAAGATGTCAGTGCTGAGACAGATGGCATGCAAGCATTAGCTAAGCAAATCGCTTATGACTTGATTCAAGCAGACAAGCCATTGGTCATCTCGGGTAGTAGCTTATCTTCTACGGCTTTGATTGAAGCAGCGGCGCAGATTACTCAAGCATTGACGCAGAAACGCTCAGCCATTAAAGCGACTGAACAGCAGCAAGTGGACACGTATAATGCTCAAGTCCGTGATGAGCAAGCGCAAATAGAAGATAAAGAGCTATCTGCCAAGCCAAACAAACCTGAAACCGGTGTTGATACAGAAACGCAAGACAATGTAGAACGCGCTCCTGCTAAAAAACTTGAGCTGAAAGAAGTAAACAATAAATATCAGGCACAAGCAGGTATTTACCTAACGGTTACCGATGCCAATAGCATGGGTGTTTGCATGCTTGGCGGTCAATCAGTCGAAGAGCTACTGGCGACTGATTTTGATGTGGTGATTGTTGCCGAAAATCAGCTAACAGATGCCATCGATGCCAGTAAGTTGACTCAACTATTAGCCGATAAGACTGTCATTGCCTTAGATCACCAGCTGCTTGATTGGCATAAAGATGTCGATATCGTATTGCCAGCAGCAAGCTTTGCTGAAGCGGATGGTACGTTGATATCGGCTGAAGGTCGTGCACAGCGCTTCTTCCAAGTTTACGACAACGAATACTACCATCCAATGAGCAGTATTAAAGAAGGCTGGCGCTGGTTACATGCCGTGCATAGCAGCATCGAAGGTCGTGATGTCGATTGGACGCAGCTAGATGACGTCATCAATGCATTAATTGCTACACATCCTAAGCTTGCGGGTATTAAAAATGCTGCTCCTGATGCCGATTACCGTATGACTGGTCTGAAGATTGCTCGTCAGCCGCGTCGCTATTCAGGTCGTACCGCTATGCGTGCACCGATATCTGTGCATGAGCCGATGCAGCCAAAAGATTTGGATACTGGCTTAACCTTCTCAATGGAAGGTTATAGTGGTAAAGAAACGCCAAGCTCGATGATTCCTTTTGCCAATGCGGCAGGTTGGAACTCACCACAAGCGTGGAACAAGTATCAAGATAAGGTCGGTGGTCATCTAAAAAATGGCGACCCAGGTGTGCGCATGTTCGATCAGCTAGCACGTTTAGAAACACGTCAATATGTTGCACCAGATGCTATGTCTGCGAAGACGACGGATATGCAGCAAGGACAAGCTAAACTGGTGCCTATTCATAATATCTATGCCAGCTCTATGATGGCGTCACGTAGCCCAGTGGTTGCGGAGCAACTGCCTGTTGCTGCATGGCGTATCGGGATGGATGATGCTAAGGACTGGAACATCGCTAATGGCGATTACTTAGCGATTGAAATCGATAAGCAACAAATCACCTTGCCAGTACAGATTGTCGGTTATTTAGCAGAAGGCTGTATCGGTTACCCAGTTGGGCAGGTGAGTATCATTCATCCATCAATGCCAGCGTCGGTTCGCAAAGTGGATGCACCAGTGACGATGATGGGTAGCATGGCTAACGATATGATGAACAATAACGATGCTGCGCAAATGAACACAGCACCGACCACCACACAGGAGGTGTAA
- the nuoF gene encoding NADH-quinone oxidoreductase subunit NuoF: MRLTLSEQIAQRSQGKAPSQLNEQRIPIYGDKATATSETKPLTWRLAHHDAVLDLTTYESLKGFDGLKQALGQSPKAVGDMIKAANVRGRGGAGFNAGLKWTFMSPPDGLPRYLICNADEMEPGTFKDRLLMERLPFQLIEGMLITAHAIGATDGYIFIRGEYILAAQRLVTAIEECLANNLMGKNILGSDFSFNLHVHTGAGRYICGEETALINCLEGRRANPRTKPPFPQISGAWGRPTVVNNVETLCNMPAILNHGVEWYQSLSNIKGKSQTPGTKLFGCSGLVNDPGLWELPFGYTAREIIEDLAGGMIEGKTLKAWLPGGASTDFLTTEHLDVVVDFDTIQKAGSRMGTGLIMVVDEAQDMVPLVRNLEIFFQRESCGWCTPCRDGLPWGVKLLTAINDGEGQVGDVEKLEGLTRDLWIGKTFCAHAPGAMEPLMSAIKYFRPEFDQKIAQAVGVDVIDAAANQQPEVK; the protein is encoded by the coding sequence ATGAGATTAACGCTTTCAGAGCAGATTGCTCAACGTAGTCAAGGCAAAGCACCTAGCCAGCTTAATGAGCAGCGCATTCCAATTTATGGCGATAAAGCCACAGCGACTAGCGAAACCAAACCATTAACATGGCGTCTAGCACATCATGATGCCGTCCTAGATTTGACCACCTATGAGTCTTTAAAAGGCTTTGATGGCTTAAAGCAAGCTTTGGGTCAATCGCCTAAAGCAGTCGGTGACATGATTAAAGCTGCCAACGTCAGAGGTCGCGGTGGTGCAGGCTTTAATGCTGGTTTGAAATGGACATTTATGTCACCGCCAGATGGTCTACCACGTTATCTCATCTGTAATGCTGATGAAATGGAGCCGGGCACCTTTAAAGATCGCCTATTGATGGAGCGCCTACCGTTTCAGTTAATTGAAGGTATGTTGATTACCGCTCATGCGATTGGTGCAACTGACGGGTATATCTTTATCCGTGGTGAATATATCTTAGCCGCCCAGCGTCTGGTCACTGCCATCGAAGAATGCTTGGCTAACAATCTCATGGGCAAGAATATTTTAGGCTCAGATTTTAGTTTTAATCTGCATGTGCATACTGGCGCTGGACGTTATATTTGCGGTGAAGAAACGGCATTGATTAATTGCTTAGAAGGTCGCCGTGCTAATCCACGTACCAAACCACCGTTTCCACAAATTTCTGGTGCATGGGGTCGTCCAACCGTCGTCAACAACGTTGAAACCTTGTGTAACATGCCAGCCATCCTAAACCATGGTGTTGAATGGTATCAGTCATTATCTAACATCAAAGGCAAGAGCCAGACACCGGGTACCAAACTGTTTGGCTGCTCAGGTTTAGTCAATGACCCAGGTCTGTGGGAATTACCGTTTGGTTATACGGCACGCGAAATCATTGAAGATTTAGCGGGTGGTATGATCGAAGGTAAAACCCTCAAAGCTTGGCTACCGGGCGGTGCCTCTACTGACTTTTTAACCACTGAGCATTTAGATGTGGTGGTGGATTTTGACACCATTCAAAAAGCAGGTAGCCGTATGGGTACTGGGCTAATTATGGTGGTGGATGAAGCACAAGATATGGTGCCACTCGTTCGTAATCTCGAGATTTTCTTCCAGCGCGAATCCTGCGGTTGGTGTACGCCATGCCGTGATGGTCTGCCGTGGGGTGTCAAACTGCTTACTGCTATCAATGATGGTGAAGGGCAAGTGGGCGACGTGGAAAAGCTAGAAGGCCTCACGCGTGACTTATGGATTGGTAAAACTTTCTGTGCACATGCGCCGGGTGCGATGGAACCACTGATGAGTGCGATTAAATATTTCCGTCCAGAGTTTGATCAAAAAATCGCGCAGGCGGTTGGTGTCGATGTCATTGATGCGGCAGCCAATCAACAGCCAGAAGTGAAATAA